In Phoenix dactylifera cultivar Barhee BC4 chromosome 11, palm_55x_up_171113_PBpolish2nd_filt_p, whole genome shotgun sequence, the following are encoded in one genomic region:
- the LOC103706766 gene encoding protein trichome birefringence translates to MKDGGMLPKSSSSGSDQKGLFAVVRTRRTKLFAYGFAFAFVACTTFLAFNPSSNGSPWFNNLFSSASFSSSTASCGSQISSLFSCIFPNSSSPSPGKTPALLRNSGKEVSAGGNQTGNGVGSQKDGILGSKNHTNAGIGSQGSGAPGKNPAEKGVSAKNPLDGGAGSKKGGNLATKNQTGSGISGVAGKNQTGKGVPEKNQTKEGVGSKKDGVLPEKNQSVSGVGLQGGGVLSKNQTEKGVATNGNGVSGNKQGESRASPQKNGVLAKNLSANGVPASQKSSEAPAKAEQKASLRKQDGSMASTSRSSGGKRDEWINALKDCDIFQGNWVKDDSYPLYPEGSCPHIDEPFDCYLNGRPDQAYQKLRWKPSGCNIPRLNATDMLERLRGKRLVFVGDSLNRNMWESLVCALRHSVKDKKKVFEASGRHEFRTEGSYSFMFKDYNCSVEFFRSPFLVQEWEMPVSSGKTKETLRLDIIERSSPKYKDADVLVFNTGHWWTHEKTSKGKDYYQEGNHVYSELNVVEAFHKALTTWAKWVDTNVNPKKTLVFFRGYSASHFSGGQWNSGGQCDQETEPIKNEKYLSPYPPKMHVLETVIKGMKTPVSYLNITRMTDYRKDAHPSIYRKQNLTEEERRSPERYQDCSHWCLPGVPDSWNELLYVQLSIKQHQLLQ, encoded by the exons ATGAAGGACGGCGGGATGCTCCCAAAATCGTCGAGCTCTGGCTCCGACCAGAAGGGCCTCTTCGCCGTGGTCAGGACCCGGCGGACGAAGCTCTTCGCCTACGGCTTCGCCTTCGCCTTCGTCGCCTGCACCACTTTCCTCGCCTTCAATCCTTCCAGCAACGGCTCCCCTTGGTTCAACAACCTCTTCAGCTctgcctccttctcctcttccaccGCCTCGTGTGGATCCCAGATTTCCTCCCTCTTTTCCTGTATCTTCCCCAATTCCTCTTCGCCCTCCCCCGGAAAGACGCCTGCTTTGCTGCGAAATTCGGGCAAGGAAGTGTCGGCAGGGGGCAATCAGACGGGGAATGGCGTTGGGTCCCAGAAAGATGGGATTTTGGGGAGTAAGAATCACACGAATGCCGGAATTGGGTCACAGGGTAGTGGAGCTCCCGGGAAAAACCCGGCGGAGAAAGGCGTTTCTGCTAAGAATCCGTTGGATGGGGGGGCGGGGTCGAAGAAAGGTGGAAACTTGGCCACGAAGAACCAAACGGGAAGTGGAATAAGTGGAGTTGCGGGAAAGAACCAGACTGGAAAGGGGGTTCCTGAGAAGAATCAGACGAAGGAGGGAGTTGGCTCCAAGAAAGATGGAGTCTTGCCGGAGAAAAACCAGTCGGTGAGTGGAGTTGGATTGCAAGGAGGTGGAGTTCTTTCAAAGAATCAGACGGAAAAAGGAGTTGCCACAAATGGAAATGGAGTTTCGGGAAACAAACAGGGGGAATCAAGAGCCAGTCCTCAGAAAAATGGAGTACTGGCCAAGAATCTATCAGCTAATGGAGTTCCGGCAAGTCAAAAGAGTAGCGAAGCTCCGGCGAAGGCCGAACAAAAAGCTTCACTCAGAAAGCAAGATGGTTCCATGGCATCGACTTCAAGGAGCAGCGGTGGGAAGAGAGATGAATGGATCAATGCTTTGAAAGATTGTGATATATTCCAAGGGAATTGGGTGAAGGATGATTCATACCCACTCTATCCTGAGGGATCTTGCCCTCACATTGATGAACCCTTCGATTGCTATCTCAATGGAAGGCCGGATCAAGCTTACCAGAAACTCCGGTGGAAGCCCAGTGGTTGCAACATCCCGAG ATTGAATGCAACTGATATGTTGGAGAGATTAAGGGGAAAGAGGCTGGTTTTTGTCGGCGATTCGCTCAATAGAAACATGTGGGAGTCTCTGGTTTGTGCTCTAAGACACTCTGTGAAGGATAAAAAGAAGGTTTTCGAGGCATCTGGTAGGCATGAATTCAGGACTGAGGGTTCCTACTCTTTTATGTTCAAG GACTACAACTGCTCTGTGGAGTTCTTTCGCTCCCCTTTTCTTGTTCAGGAGTGGGAGATGCCGGTAAGCAGTGGGAAGACAAAGGAAACGCTTCGGCTCGACATAATTGAGAGATCATCTCCCAAGTATAAGGATGCAGATGTCCTTGTCTTCAACACTGGGCATTGGTGGACTCATGAGAAGACCTCCAAAGG GAAAGACTACTACCAAGAAGGCAACCATGTCTATAGTGAACTCAATGTTGTGGAAGCATTTCACAAGGCTCTTACTACATGGGCAAAATGGGTGGACACCAATGTTAACCCTAAGAAAACACTCGTCTTCTTCAGAGGCTACTCCGCCTCGCATTTCAG TGGGGGTCAATGGAATTCTGGTGGCCAATGCGACCAAGAGACGGAGCCCATTAAGAATGAAAAATATCTCTCTCCCTACCCACCAAAGATGCACGTCTTAGAAACTGTTATCAAGGGAATGAAGACCCCTGTCTCTTAC